From the Arthrobacter sp. PM3 genome, one window contains:
- a CDS encoding heme-degrading domain-containing protein → MTHTPATPVPSPGRNAEHNADHNPDDVPEYDPDSSEPQPHGSLAALIGRVLAEMDALQFAAFSKDDALDLGLLLVELGRQRSLPIAVDITKGEQVLFHAALDGATPDNERWINAKKRTAQRYEVPSLLVGLRARAAGGRIEDNGWFDQTEFAAHGGAFPIYVRGTGAVAVVTVSGLPQKADHDLVVEALRAVLTPGR, encoded by the coding sequence TTGACGCACACACCGGCCACACCCGTTCCCTCCCCGGGCCGCAATGCGGAGCACAACGCTGACCACAATCCGGACGACGTACCTGAGTACGACCCCGACTCCAGCGAGCCCCAGCCGCACGGTTCCCTGGCGGCGCTGATCGGCCGCGTCCTGGCCGAAATGGATGCCCTCCAGTTCGCCGCTTTCAGCAAGGACGACGCCCTGGACCTCGGCCTGCTCCTGGTGGAGCTGGGCCGGCAACGCTCGCTGCCGATCGCCGTCGACATCACTAAGGGCGAGCAGGTCCTGTTCCACGCGGCGCTGGACGGTGCCACCCCGGACAACGAGCGCTGGATCAACGCCAAGAAGCGCACCGCCCAGCGGTACGAGGTCCCGTCCCTGCTTGTGGGCCTGCGCGCCCGCGCCGCCGGCGGCCGGATCGAGGACAACGGCTGGTTCGATCAGACGGAGTTCGCCGCCCACGGCGGAGCGTTCCCCATTTATGTGCGCGGCACGGGCGCCGTCGCCGTCGTGACTGTCTCCGGCCTGCCACAGAAGGCGGACCACGACCTCGTCGTCGAGGCCCTCCGGGCGGTCCTCACCCCGGGCCGCTAG
- a CDS encoding UDP-N-acetylglucosamine 1-carboxyvinyltransferase: MTQPTAEHVGLLLREARGAKGWTQGQLAAELGTSQSAIARMEQGKQNLSLKMIQRLETIVGHSIVNVGRPQMTHLRVEGARTLSGAVDVNSSKNAGVALLCASLINRGTTTLRRLARIEEVNRIVEVLTSIGVECTWLNANDLQIRRPEVLDLDSMDVEAARRTRSVIMLLGPLLDEAGTYRLPYAGGCDLGTRTVQPHMQALRQFGLSVEAKSGFYAVQAPPSDSYDRSFVLSERGDTVTENAIMAAAHRRGTTIIRNASPNYMVQDLCFYLQMLGVEIDGVGTTTLKITGRPSIDVDIEYFPSEDPIEAMSLITAGIVTNSEVTIRRVPIEFMEIELATLEQMGQRLEVSGEYFARNGRTRLVDVTTKPSELRAPEDKIHPMPFPGLNIDNLPFFAVIAANAHGQTMIHDWVYENRAIYLTELNKLGAQVQLLDPHRIYVNGPSKWRAAEVGCPPALRPAACLLLAMLAARGVSELRNIYVIERGYEDLAERLNTIGAKIEYFQD, from the coding sequence ATGACGCAACCGACTGCTGAACACGTAGGCCTGCTGCTCCGCGAAGCGCGCGGCGCGAAAGGCTGGACCCAGGGACAACTCGCCGCCGAGCTCGGCACCAGCCAGAGTGCGATCGCCCGGATGGAACAGGGCAAGCAGAACCTGAGCCTGAAAATGATCCAGCGTTTGGAGACGATCGTCGGGCACAGCATCGTCAACGTGGGCCGGCCCCAGATGACCCACCTGCGGGTCGAAGGCGCACGGACGCTCTCCGGTGCGGTGGACGTCAACAGCAGCAAGAACGCCGGCGTCGCACTCCTGTGCGCCAGCCTCATCAACCGGGGCACCACCACGTTGCGCCGCCTGGCCCGGATTGAAGAAGTCAACCGGATCGTGGAGGTGCTTACCAGCATCGGCGTCGAATGCACCTGGCTCAACGCCAACGACCTCCAGATCCGCCGCCCCGAGGTCCTGGACCTGGACTCCATGGACGTGGAGGCCGCCCGCCGCACCCGCAGCGTGATCATGCTCCTGGGTCCGTTGCTGGATGAAGCCGGCACCTACCGGCTGCCCTACGCCGGGGGCTGCGACCTCGGCACCCGCACCGTGCAGCCGCACATGCAGGCGCTGCGCCAGTTCGGCCTCAGCGTCGAGGCGAAGTCGGGTTTCTACGCTGTCCAGGCGCCGCCGTCGGACAGTTACGACCGCTCCTTCGTGCTGAGCGAACGCGGTGACACGGTCACCGAGAACGCCATCATGGCCGCCGCACACCGCCGCGGCACCACCATCATCCGCAACGCCAGCCCCAACTATATGGTGCAGGACCTCTGCTTCTACCTGCAGATGCTCGGCGTGGAAATCGACGGCGTCGGCACCACCACGCTGAAGATCACCGGCCGCCCGTCGATCGACGTCGACATCGAATACTTCCCCTCCGAGGACCCGATCGAGGCAATGAGCCTCATCACCGCCGGCATCGTGACCAACTCCGAAGTCACCATCCGCCGCGTCCCGATCGAGTTCATGGAAATCGAACTCGCCACCCTGGAGCAGATGGGCCAGCGGCTCGAGGTGTCGGGGGAGTATTTTGCCCGCAACGGCCGCACCCGCCTGGTGGATGTCACCACCAAGCCTTCGGAACTGCGGGCGCCGGAGGACAAAATCCACCCGATGCCCTTCCCGGGACTGAACATCGACAACCTGCCGTTCTTCGCGGTGATCGCCGCCAACGCCCACGGCCAGACCATGATCCATGACTGGGTGTACGAGAACCGGGCCATCTACCTGACCGAGCTGAACAAGCTGGGCGCCCAGGTGCAGCTGCTGGATCCGCACCGGATCTACGTCAACGGGCCCAGCAAGTGGCGCGCCGCCGAGGTGGGCTGCCCGCCGGCCCTCCGTCCCGCCGCCTGCCTGCTGCTGGCCATGCTCGCGGCCCGCGGCGTCTCTGAACTGCGGAACATCTACGTCATCGAGCGCGGCTACGAGGATCTGGCCGAGCGCCTCAACACCATCGGCGCGAAGATCGAGTACTTCCAGGACTGA
- a CDS encoding monovalent cation/H+ antiporter complex subunit F: MMQIVLTVTAVVLSLAAAGAIIRIARGPSLLDRVLAADVLLAIFGAALCIDMAANRHLNNLMLLVAISLIGFVGSVTVARFVADRRDNVRES; encoded by the coding sequence ATGATGCAGATCGTCCTGACGGTGACCGCCGTCGTCCTTTCCCTGGCCGCCGCAGGGGCGATCATCCGGATCGCGCGGGGCCCCTCGCTGCTGGACCGGGTGCTCGCCGCCGACGTGCTGCTGGCCATCTTCGGGGCGGCCCTGTGCATCGACATGGCCGCCAACCGGCACCTGAACAACCTGATGCTGCTCGTGGCGATTTCCCTCATCGGCTTCGTCGGCTCCGTCACTGTGGCCCGGTTCGTGGCCGACCGGAGGGACAACGTCCGTGAATCCTGA
- the mnhG gene encoding monovalent cation/H(+) antiporter subunit G: MNPDTVIDAVSAVFMVTGALMSLGAAIGLLRFPDLMSRMHAATKPQVLGLFLLLAALGLQVRTWWVWPVLVVAWLFQLLTVPVSAHMVGRAGYRTKHLHPELLSADELEAVVQQAARQAARQADRHRTDDGVPESSHEQGTQ; encoded by the coding sequence GTGAATCCTGACACAGTGATCGACGCCGTCTCCGCCGTGTTCATGGTGACCGGGGCGCTGATGTCGCTCGGCGCCGCCATCGGGCTGCTGCGGTTCCCCGACCTCATGAGCAGAATGCACGCGGCCACCAAGCCGCAGGTGCTGGGATTGTTCCTGCTGCTGGCGGCCCTCGGCCTGCAGGTGCGCACCTGGTGGGTGTGGCCCGTACTGGTAGTCGCCTGGCTGTTCCAGCTGCTCACGGTGCCCGTCTCGGCGCACATGGTGGGCCGGGCCGGCTACCGGACCAAGCACCTGCACCCGGAACTGCTCAGCGCCGACGAGCTCGAGGCCGTCGTGCAGCAGGCCGCCCGGCAAGCCGCCCGGCAGGCGGACCGGCACAGAACGGACGACGGCGTGCCAGAATCCTCACATGAGCAAGGAACGCAGTGA
- a CDS encoding glutamate--cysteine ligase translates to MRTFGAEEELLIVDPESGRLLALADLMLPGLLPPGKDVTGVGPSQRPVHAEADFSYELKLEQIETQTRPCLDYTELLRQLRKGRGLADGAARVHGGRVAALATSPQGAATHLTPKQRYQTMQERFGLTVRNQLTCGLHVHTYVESPEEGVAVMDRIRDKLAVLIALSANSPYWNGAETGFESYRTQAWNRWPGSGPTMIFGSLPVYRRVVTRLVESGVLMDEGMIYFDARLARLHPTVEVRVADVCLRAEDAALISVLVRALVESAAREWNDGVDPAPVPTLLLRMAAWQASNCGLRGQLLDFGTFTPAPAADVVRALVDFVAPVLEEQGELELAREGVERILAEGTGSQLQRAPFREGGLAGVVERAVEVTMQGAVTGEPDAAFRG, encoded by the coding sequence ATGCGAACCTTCGGCGCGGAGGAAGAACTGCTGATCGTCGACCCTGAATCGGGCCGGCTGCTTGCCCTCGCCGATCTCATGCTGCCCGGCCTCCTCCCGCCGGGGAAGGACGTCACCGGCGTCGGCCCGTCGCAGCGGCCGGTGCACGCGGAAGCCGACTTCAGCTACGAGCTCAAGCTTGAGCAGATTGAGACCCAGACCCGGCCGTGCCTGGATTACACGGAACTTCTCCGGCAGCTCAGGAAGGGCCGCGGGCTGGCGGACGGCGCCGCCCGGGTGCACGGGGGCCGGGTCGCCGCCCTGGCCACCTCGCCCCAGGGCGCCGCCACGCACCTGACCCCGAAGCAGCGGTACCAGACCATGCAGGAACGCTTCGGGCTTACGGTGCGCAACCAGCTGACCTGCGGCCTCCACGTCCACACCTATGTGGAGTCCCCGGAGGAGGGCGTGGCCGTCATGGACCGGATCCGGGACAAACTCGCCGTGCTGATCGCCCTCAGCGCGAATTCCCCGTACTGGAACGGCGCGGAAACAGGGTTCGAAAGCTACCGCACCCAGGCGTGGAACCGCTGGCCGGGATCGGGCCCCACCATGATTTTCGGCAGTCTTCCGGTCTACCGGCGGGTGGTGACCCGGCTGGTGGAAAGCGGCGTCCTGATGGATGAGGGCATGATTTACTTCGATGCGCGGCTGGCCCGGCTGCATCCCACGGTTGAGGTCAGGGTCGCCGATGTCTGCCTGCGGGCTGAGGATGCGGCGCTGATCTCCGTGCTGGTCCGTGCCCTGGTGGAGTCGGCGGCGCGGGAATGGAACGACGGCGTCGATCCCGCCCCCGTGCCCACGCTGCTGTTGCGGATGGCCGCATGGCAGGCCAGCAACTGCGGGCTGCGCGGGCAGCTCCTGGACTTCGGAACGTTCACCCCTGCCCCGGCCGCGGACGTCGTCCGGGCACTGGTGGACTTCGTGGCACCCGTGCTGGAAGAGCAGGGCGAGCTGGAACTGGCGCGCGAGGGCGTCGAACGGATCCTGGCGGAGGGCACGGGTTCGCAACTGCAGCGGGCACCGTTCCGGGAAGGCGGCCTGGCCGGCGTCGTCGAACGGGCCGTCGAAGTGACCATGCAGGGCGCCGTCACCGGCGAACCGGACGCCGCCTTCCGGGGCTGA
- a CDS encoding Na+/H+ antiporter subunit E — protein sequence MSRKRISLRQELPLLVWLVFVWGALWQNFSPGNLLFGALIAVVVARLFYLPPVELGGRFNVLRAVPFALVFLGKVVAASFQVLYLAVVRGPRVVSAIVAVPLRSHSDLLVTATGHVISLIPGSLVVEVDRSTSTLYIHGINVRNADDAARLRKEVRDTEAGLIRIMGSKEELSALAQEAPA from the coding sequence ATGAGCCGCAAACGGATCTCGCTGCGCCAGGAGCTGCCGCTGCTGGTGTGGCTCGTGTTTGTCTGGGGCGCCCTGTGGCAGAACTTCAGCCCGGGCAATCTCCTCTTCGGCGCCCTGATCGCCGTGGTGGTGGCGCGCCTGTTCTACCTGCCCCCGGTGGAGCTCGGCGGCCGTTTCAACGTGCTCCGCGCCGTTCCCTTCGCCTTGGTGTTCCTCGGGAAAGTCGTCGCGGCGAGCTTCCAGGTCCTGTACCTCGCCGTGGTTCGTGGCCCGCGCGTGGTCAGTGCGATCGTAGCGGTGCCGCTGCGCAGCCACTCGGACCTCCTGGTAACGGCCACCGGGCACGTGATCTCGCTGATCCCGGGCTCCCTCGTGGTGGAGGTCGACAGGTCCACCTCCACGCTCTACATCCACGGCATCAACGTCCGGAACGCCGATGACGCTGCCAGGCTGCGCAAGGAGGTCCGGGACACCGAGGCCGGGCTGATCAGGATCATGGGGAGCAAAGAGGAACTGTCCGCACTCGCACAGGAGGCTCCCGCATGA
- a CDS encoding O-succinylhomoserine sulfhydrylase encodes MTFNPDAAGWAADTQAVRGGLDRTGFQETAEPIFLNSGFVYESAAAAERAFTGEDERFVYSRYGNPSVATFQERLRLLEGTEACFATASGMSAVFTALGALLAAGDRVVAARSLFGSCFVILNEILPRWGVETVFVDGPDLDQWCAALSAPTTAVFFESPSNPMQEIVDIAAVSELAHAAGATVVVDNVFATPLLQRCGDLGADVIVYSGTKHIDGQGRVLGGAILGSKEFIDGPVKQLMRHTGPSLSAFNAWVLTKGLETMALRVSHSSASALRLAEWLEEQPAVSWVKYPLLKSHPQYELAAKQMKAGGTVLTLELSPSPGRTAKEAAFALLDALRIIDISNNLGDSKSLITHPATTTHRAMGPEGRAAIGLSDGVVRLSVGLEDVEDLIRDLGQALKQV; translated from the coding sequence GTGACCTTCAATCCTGACGCCGCCGGATGGGCGGCCGACACCCAGGCTGTCCGTGGCGGCCTTGACCGCACCGGTTTCCAGGAAACGGCCGAGCCGATCTTCCTCAACTCAGGATTCGTCTACGAGTCCGCGGCCGCCGCAGAGCGCGCCTTCACCGGGGAGGACGAACGCTTCGTCTACTCCCGCTACGGCAACCCTTCGGTCGCGACATTCCAGGAGCGGCTCCGGCTGCTGGAAGGCACCGAGGCGTGTTTTGCGACGGCGTCCGGCATGTCCGCCGTGTTCACCGCCCTCGGCGCGCTGCTGGCGGCGGGCGACCGGGTGGTCGCCGCCCGCTCGCTCTTCGGCTCCTGCTTCGTGATCCTCAACGAGATCCTGCCGCGCTGGGGTGTCGAGACGGTCTTCGTGGACGGCCCGGACCTGGACCAGTGGTGCGCCGCGCTGTCCGCGCCGACCACGGCGGTCTTCTTCGAGTCGCCGTCGAACCCGATGCAGGAAATCGTGGACATCGCCGCCGTGAGCGAGCTGGCCCACGCCGCCGGCGCCACCGTGGTGGTGGACAACGTCTTCGCGACGCCGCTGCTGCAGCGTTGCGGGGACCTCGGCGCGGACGTGATCGTCTACTCCGGCACCAAGCACATCGACGGCCAGGGCCGGGTGCTTGGCGGGGCCATTCTGGGCAGCAAGGAATTCATCGACGGGCCTGTCAAGCAGCTCATGCGGCACACCGGACCGTCGCTGTCCGCGTTCAACGCCTGGGTCCTGACCAAGGGCCTGGAGACCATGGCCCTGCGCGTCAGCCACTCCTCCGCCTCCGCCCTGCGCCTGGCCGAATGGCTTGAAGAGCAGCCCGCGGTCAGTTGGGTGAAGTACCCGCTGCTGAAGTCCCACCCGCAGTATGAGCTCGCCGCGAAGCAGATGAAGGCCGGTGGCACGGTGCTCACTCTGGAGCTGTCGCCCTCCCCCGGGCGCACCGCCAAGGAGGCCGCCTTCGCGCTCCTGGATGCGCTGCGGATCATCGACATCTCCAACAACCTCGGCGATTCGAAGTCCCTCATCACGCACCCGGCCACCACGACACACCGGGCCATGGGCCCGGAGGGCCGCGCGGCAATCGGGCTCAGCGACGGCGTCGTGCGCCTGTCGGTGGGACTGGAGGATGTCGAGGACCTGATCCGCGACCTCGGGCAGGCGCTCAAACAGGTCTAG
- a CDS encoding energy-coupling factor transporter transmembrane protein EcfT translates to MRAELSLRGNHALLTRANPLAKFTAVLLITMVLALSIDWVSASVALACELLLFPLAGLTLALLWQRGWPLILAAALGGWSTAILAPDAGAVLVDAGIWSISAGSLQLGLGFMLRGLAIALPAVLLMSCTDPTDLADALAQNAKLPHRFVLGTLAAMRLVGIMAEQWQTIGMARRARGVGSSGSPYQRFRATLGQSFGLLVQAIRSASRLAVTMEARGFGGAARTWARPSTFSGLDIWVLLGGLVIAAAAVAAALGAGTWNLVFLARQ, encoded by the coding sequence ATGAGAGCCGAACTGAGCCTTCGCGGCAACCACGCACTGCTGACCCGCGCCAACCCGCTGGCCAAGTTCACCGCCGTCCTGCTGATCACCATGGTCCTGGCGCTGTCTATTGACTGGGTGTCGGCGTCGGTGGCGCTGGCCTGCGAACTCCTTCTCTTCCCGCTCGCCGGCCTCACGCTCGCCCTGCTGTGGCAGCGCGGCTGGCCGCTGATCCTCGCCGCGGCGCTGGGCGGCTGGAGCACGGCCATCCTGGCGCCCGACGCCGGGGCCGTTCTGGTCGACGCCGGGATCTGGTCCATCAGCGCCGGTTCCCTGCAGCTGGGGCTCGGTTTCATGCTCCGCGGCCTGGCGATCGCGCTGCCGGCCGTGCTGCTCATGAGCTGCACCGACCCCACGGACCTGGCCGACGCCCTGGCGCAGAACGCGAAGCTGCCACACCGGTTCGTCCTGGGCACGCTGGCAGCCATGCGCCTCGTCGGGATCATGGCCGAGCAATGGCAGACCATCGGAATGGCCCGGCGTGCCCGCGGCGTGGGTTCGAGCGGCAGCCCCTACCAGCGGTTCCGGGCCACCCTGGGCCAGAGCTTCGGGCTGCTGGTGCAGGCGATCCGGAGCGCGTCCCGGCTGGCGGTGACGATGGAGGCGCGCGGGTTCGGCGGCGCGGCCCGGACCTGGGCCCGGCCGTCGACGTTTAGCGGACTCGACATCTGGGTGCTCCTGGGCGGGCTGGTCATAGCGGCCGCAGCCGTCGCCGCGGCCCTCGGCGCGGGCACCTGGAACCTCGTATTCCTCGCCCGCCAGTAA
- a CDS encoding ion transporter, translated as MSKERSELKSIGYEIFIGILSTLSIVNLVLLYVVQDKSLGTVLTVMNGLFSLIFLADFIYRITTAPSAGAYFFRHFGWADLLASMPLEQVKILRAFRLARVFRLLREVGVRTVGRTLSKDRAGSSLYILLVMGILVLEFGSLAILRVEQGVPGANITTASDALWYTIVTISTVGYGDKFPVSDAGRIIGSGIIVVGVGIFGTFTGYLATFFLSPRKKETAPPVDAGGTGSPG; from the coding sequence ATGAGCAAGGAACGCAGTGAACTGAAGAGCATCGGGTACGAGATCTTCATCGGCATCCTGTCCACCCTGTCGATCGTCAATCTCGTGCTGTTGTACGTCGTGCAGGACAAGTCGCTCGGCACTGTGCTGACCGTCATGAACGGCCTTTTCAGCCTGATCTTCCTCGCCGACTTCATCTACCGGATCACCACCGCGCCCTCGGCGGGGGCGTATTTCTTCAGGCACTTCGGGTGGGCGGACCTCCTGGCCAGCATGCCGTTGGAGCAGGTCAAGATCCTGCGCGCCTTCCGGCTGGCCCGCGTGTTCCGGCTCCTGCGCGAGGTCGGCGTCCGCACGGTCGGCCGCACCCTGAGCAAAGACCGCGCCGGCAGCTCCCTGTACATCCTGCTGGTCATGGGCATTCTCGTGCTGGAATTCGGGAGCCTTGCGATACTCCGCGTCGAGCAGGGCGTCCCGGGAGCGAACATCACCACCGCCTCGGATGCCCTCTGGTACACGATCGTCACGATCTCGACAGTCGGCTACGGCGACAAGTTTCCCGTCAGCGACGCCGGCCGGATCATCGGATCGGGCATCATCGTCGTCGGGGTCGGCATCTTCGGAACCTTCACCGGCTACCTGGCCACCTTCTTCCTCTCACCCAGGAAGAAGGAGACCGCACCGCCCGTCGACGCGGGCGGCACCGGCAGCCCCGGTTAG
- a CDS encoding DUF4386 family protein, with protein MEQPPEAGGQSWRQLYLWAGIASVAFVGLLVLALVLDFLAPPPVHGGAETLEFIARNKGTYIAEQLLWTVSNILPVLVFVTLFVALAPVNKSLALLAAVIGGLPWALFLAIPVTTRGSLILVYLSDRYTASGTAGSGDGRLTYATAAEAVIAENNTPAVAGVLSALGILLISLPMLRGVLPRTVGWLGVAAGTAGMIAEALRFAVPDVYLAYGVLMWAWFAAVGIALIRLALRTTRGPGARVLPRPGPPPA; from the coding sequence ATGGAACAGCCCCCGGAGGCAGGCGGTCAAAGCTGGCGGCAGCTCTACCTTTGGGCGGGGATCGCCTCGGTCGCATTCGTCGGTTTGCTGGTCCTGGCACTCGTTTTGGACTTCCTGGCCCCGCCGCCGGTCCACGGCGGCGCGGAAACCCTGGAGTTCATCGCCCGGAACAAGGGCACCTATATCGCTGAACAGCTTCTCTGGACCGTGTCCAACATTCTTCCGGTGCTGGTGTTCGTGACCCTCTTCGTGGCCCTGGCCCCCGTCAACAAGAGCCTGGCCCTGCTGGCCGCTGTGATTGGAGGGCTGCCGTGGGCGCTGTTCCTGGCCATTCCGGTCACGACCCGCGGATCGCTGATCCTGGTCTACCTCAGCGACCGGTACACCGCCTCGGGCACCGCCGGGTCAGGAGACGGCCGGCTGACCTATGCCACCGCCGCGGAGGCGGTGATCGCCGAGAACAACACGCCCGCCGTCGCCGGCGTCCTGTCGGCGCTTGGCATCCTGCTGATCTCGCTGCCCATGCTCAGGGGCGTGCTGCCCCGGACGGTCGGCTGGCTCGGGGTGGCGGCGGGAACGGCCGGAATGATTGCCGAGGCGCTGCGTTTTGCGGTTCCGGATGTCTATCTGGCGTACGGCGTCCTGATGTGGGCCTGGTTCGCCGCCGTGGGAATCGCTTTGATCCGGCTGGCCCTGAGAACTACGCGCGGGCCCGGCGCGCGGGTCCTTCCGAGGCCTGGTCCTCCGCCGGCCTAG
- a CDS encoding ECF transporter S component codes for MTDISAQQGSTGRSSARHHYNWRVVDIVVAALIAVAGGVIFWAWSQGANLISTPVNAVYPPLTGLYAGGWMIPAVLGMLIIRKPGAALFCETVAATGELIMGSQYGTTVLISGVLQGLGAELVFAAFLYKKFNLPVSLLAGAGAGLFCGLNDSFLPWGWNIAYEAGDKLAYIIFTTISGAVIAGGLSWLATRGLAKTGVLGSFASRKAATEPVFS; via the coding sequence ATGACAGATATTTCAGCACAGCAAGGCTCCACCGGCCGTTCATCGGCCCGGCACCATTACAACTGGCGCGTGGTGGACATCGTGGTGGCAGCACTGATCGCCGTGGCCGGCGGCGTCATCTTCTGGGCGTGGTCCCAGGGTGCCAACCTCATTTCAACCCCCGTCAACGCGGTCTACCCGCCGCTGACCGGACTCTACGCCGGCGGCTGGATGATCCCGGCAGTGCTGGGCATGCTCATCATCCGCAAACCCGGCGCGGCCCTCTTCTGCGAAACGGTCGCGGCCACGGGTGAGCTGATCATGGGCTCGCAGTACGGCACCACGGTGCTGATCTCCGGTGTCCTGCAGGGCCTCGGCGCGGAGCTGGTCTTCGCGGCGTTCCTGTACAAGAAGTTCAACCTGCCGGTGTCCCTGCTGGCCGGGGCCGGTGCCGGCCTCTTCTGCGGCCTGAACGACTCCTTCCTGCCGTGGGGCTGGAACATCGCCTACGAAGCCGGCGACAAGCTCGCCTACATCATCTTCACCACCATCTCCGGTGCGGTCATCGCCGGCGGACTGTCCTGGCTGGCCACCCGCGGCCTGGCCAAGACCGGCGTGCTGGGCTCCTTCGCTTCCCGCAAGGCGGCCACGGAGCCGGTCTTCTCCTGA
- a CDS encoding ABC transporter ATP-binding protein, translating into MTPTPAVRPAAVTARGWGWRHAGRSRPAVSGLDLDIRPGERVLLLGPSGAGKSTLLHALAGVLGDSAAGAAGPAGDAPGAEDSDEAGSLLIDGAVPRARRGRAGLMQQDPETQVVLSRLGDDVAFGAENLAVPAAEIWPRVREALEDVGLGRLPLDHPTSALSGGQKQRLALAGILAMRPGLLLLDEPTANLDPDGVLEVRDAVGRCLDKTGATLVVVEHRVAVWKDLVDRIVVLQPGTATDPAVLIDGPPDRVLAEARDMLIGAGVWVPGHVPTARVRTATAAGELLLSADGLAVSRERPRRAGLRKGFRAIAPRPVLSGVSAQVRAGEALTITGQNGSGKSTLALTLAGLLRPVAGTVSATQELRGPVVGRVSAGADPYRWKAQQLIARIGTVFQEPEHQFVTGRVFDELMFGPRHLGYGEERVDELLERLRLTGLVDANPYTLSGGEKRRLSVATVLAAHPKVLILDEPTFGQDANTWAELASFLAELLDAGTAVVSVTHDAEFSAVLGGTELRLGAGGAAAVTAAAADRELPEAAAP; encoded by the coding sequence ATGACACCAACACCGGCCGTCCGCCCGGCCGCCGTCACGGCTCGCGGCTGGGGCTGGCGGCACGCCGGCCGGTCCAGGCCTGCCGTCAGCGGCCTGGACCTGGACATCCGCCCCGGGGAGCGCGTGCTCCTGCTGGGCCCCTCCGGCGCCGGCAAGTCGACGCTTCTCCACGCCCTGGCCGGGGTGCTCGGCGACAGCGCCGCCGGGGCCGCCGGACCGGCCGGTGACGCTCCCGGCGCCGAGGACTCCGACGAGGCCGGAAGCCTGCTGATCGACGGCGCCGTGCCGCGAGCCCGGCGCGGCCGCGCCGGGCTCATGCAGCAGGACCCGGAAACCCAGGTGGTGCTGTCCCGCCTCGGCGACGACGTCGCGTTCGGCGCAGAAAACCTCGCCGTCCCCGCCGCGGAGATCTGGCCGCGGGTGCGCGAGGCGCTCGAGGACGTCGGGCTGGGCCGGCTGCCGCTGGACCACCCGACGTCGGCCCTGTCCGGCGGACAAAAGCAGCGCCTGGCGCTCGCCGGGATCCTCGCGATGCGCCCCGGGCTGCTCCTGCTCGACGAGCCGACCGCCAACCTGGACCCGGACGGCGTCCTGGAAGTCCGCGACGCCGTCGGCCGGTGCCTGGACAAGACCGGCGCCACCCTGGTGGTCGTGGAGCACCGGGTGGCGGTCTGGAAAGACCTGGTGGACCGGATCGTGGTCCTGCAGCCCGGCACCGCCACGGACCCCGCGGTCCTGATCGACGGGCCGCCGGACCGGGTTCTGGCCGAGGCGCGGGACATGCTCATCGGTGCGGGCGTCTGGGTGCCGGGCCATGTGCCAACGGCCCGGGTCCGGACCGCCACGGCAGCGGGGGAGCTCCTGCTGTCCGCGGACGGGCTCGCGGTCTCCCGTGAACGGCCGCGGCGGGCCGGGCTGCGCAAAGGATTCCGGGCCATCGCGCCGCGCCCGGTGCTGTCCGGCGTCTCGGCCCAGGTCCGTGCCGGCGAGGCCCTGACCATCACCGGGCAGAACGGCTCGGGGAAGTCGACCCTGGCGCTGACGCTGGCCGGTCTGCTGCGCCCCGTGGCGGGGACGGTGTCGGCCACGCAGGAACTCAGGGGTCCCGTCGTGGGCCGCGTAAGCGCCGGCGCCGATCCTTACCGGTGGAAGGCCCAGCAGCTGATCGCCCGGATCGGAACCGTGTTCCAGGAGCCCGAGCACCAGTTCGTCACCGGCAGGGTCTTCGACGAGCTCATGTTCGGCCCCCGCCACCTTGGCTATGGCGAGGAACGCGTGGACGAGCTCCTGGAACGGCTCCGGCTGACCGGGCTTGTGGACGCCAACCCCTACACGCTCTCGGGCGGCGAGAAACGGCGCCTCTCGGTGGCCACCGTCCTGGCGGCGCACCCGAAGGTGCTGATCCTGGACGAGCCCACCTTCGGCCAGGACGCCAACACGTGGGCCGAACTTGCCTCGTTCCTCGCCGAACTCCTCGACGCCGGCACCGCGGTGGTGTCCGTGACGCACGACGCCGAATTCTCCGCCGTCCTGGGCGGCACGGAACTCCGGCTCGGCGCAGGGGGTGCGGCCGCCGTAACCGCTGCCGCTGCGGACCGTGAACTGCCGGAAGCGGCCGCGCCATGA
- a CDS encoding DUF4235 domain-containing protein, whose amino-acid sequence MNFLIKLLGTGVSLLAGFAGTKLVDALWEKSTGNKPPKGDDEDVPTTLRQALTFALISASVSSVIQVLANRGTQRAITRFAKSQDVV is encoded by the coding sequence ATGAACTTCCTCATCAAGCTGCTCGGCACCGGCGTCAGTCTTCTGGCCGGCTTCGCCGGCACCAAGCTCGTTGACGCCCTGTGGGAAAAGTCCACCGGCAACAAGCCGCCCAAGGGCGACGACGAGGACGTCCCCACCACGCTGCGCCAGGCACTGACCTTCGCCCTGATCTCGGCCTCGGTCAGCTCCGTCATCCAGGTGCTCGCCAACCGCGGCACCCAGCGCGCGATCACCCGTTTCGCCAAGTCCCAGGACGTCGTCTAA